A genomic stretch from Dyella sp. M7H15-1 includes:
- a CDS encoding MFS transporter, with amino-acid sequence MYNDTSPVHNASATRPMTPTRKRFAIMALLFITVVINYLDRSNLSIAAPELFRELDIDPVHAGLVFSAFGWTYALMQIPGGWLVDRVSPRVLYAVALILWSTATVLLGFAGSFVALFVLRLAVGALEAPAYPINNRVVTAWFPTRERATAIGFYTSGQFVGLAFLTPVLAWLLTTIGWHMVFVATGLAGIVWGVLWYAIYREPRAFRGINVAEIEVIRGGGGLVDLDTTQNAATKKSPSTWRDLAFVLSRRKLWGIYIGQFAVNSTLWFFLTWFPTYLVKYRGMDFIKSGFLASLPFLAAFVGVVSSGLLSDWLVRKGVSQGTARKLPIISGLLISASIIGANYAPSTEWVIVFMSIAFFGNGFASITWSLVSGLAPARLIGLTGGVFNLIGNLAAVVTPLMIGFLVNGADFSRAITYIATMAVLGTLSYVLLVGKVERMDA; translated from the coding sequence ATGTACAACGATACATCGCCGGTACACAACGCTTCGGCGACCCGCCCCATGACACCAACCCGCAAGCGGTTCGCCATCATGGCACTGCTGTTCATAACGGTGGTCATCAACTATCTCGATCGCAGCAATCTTTCGATCGCCGCACCTGAATTGTTCCGCGAACTCGACATTGATCCCGTGCACGCAGGACTGGTATTTTCTGCATTCGGCTGGACCTACGCGCTGATGCAGATTCCGGGGGGCTGGCTGGTCGACCGGGTTTCGCCGCGAGTGCTCTATGCGGTGGCACTTATTCTATGGTCCACTGCCACCGTGCTGCTGGGGTTTGCTGGATCGTTCGTCGCATTGTTCGTCCTTCGCCTGGCCGTGGGCGCGCTTGAGGCGCCGGCATATCCCATCAACAATCGTGTCGTGACGGCATGGTTCCCAACACGCGAACGCGCCACGGCGATTGGTTTCTACACCTCGGGGCAATTTGTTGGGCTTGCATTTCTCACGCCCGTGCTCGCGTGGCTGTTGACGACCATAGGCTGGCACATGGTATTCGTCGCCACCGGCCTTGCGGGCATCGTCTGGGGCGTGCTTTGGTACGCCATCTATCGCGAACCTCGGGCTTTCCGTGGTATTAATGTGGCGGAGATCGAAGTGATTCGCGGCGGCGGTGGTTTGGTCGATCTCGACACTACGCAGAACGCAGCCACGAAAAAGTCGCCATCAACCTGGCGCGACCTTGCATTCGTGCTGAGCCGGCGTAAGCTGTGGGGCATTTATATCGGCCAGTTTGCCGTCAATTCGACACTCTGGTTCTTTCTCACCTGGTTCCCGACCTACCTGGTGAAATATCGTGGCATGGACTTCATCAAATCTGGCTTTCTTGCGTCACTGCCGTTCCTGGCCGCATTCGTGGGGGTGGTGAGTTCGGGCCTGCTGTCGGACTGGCTGGTCCGCAAAGGCGTTTCGCAAGGTACCGCACGCAAGCTGCCGATCATCTCGGGGCTGCTCATCTCGGCGTCCATCATCGGCGCCAATTATGCGCCATCGACCGAATGGGTCATCGTATTCATGTCCATTGCATTCTTTGGCAATGGCTTCGCGTCGATCACCTGGTCGCTTGTGTCTGGGCTTGCTCCCGCACGACTGATTGGACTGACGGGTGGCGTATTCAACCTGATTGGCAATCTTGCCGCCGTGGTCACGCCCTTGATGATTGGTTTCCTGGTAAATGGCGCGGACTTTTCGCGCGCTATCACCTACATCGCAACAATGGCCGTACTGGGCACCTTGTCGTATGTACTACTGGTTGGAAAAGTCGAGCGCATGGATGCTTGA
- a CDS encoding porin translates to MKRDYFTCRIKPACIGIALSFVVVTSKASAEVAFHPSEKTSIALYGVLDVAKAYANNQRGRSNIYISQGSLTANRVGVRGSAELGADTQALFRLESGFDAITGKFGTPGYLFNRQAFVGVSNKSYGTLSAGRQYTPYFQYTGALGLAPALTAATGAHPGDVDAMDATLRLNNSLTYTLPKLGGWQAGVQYGMDGSTGRFSRGTTLSAAVRYDYQAFSWSTGYIGLNHIQESRAIATYANNAPINKGYNSADNSRILATAARYTDGKGMVGLSYSNVQYRPAAATSLFRETAVFNTVGLISTYAITPSFTLAGGYSYTAEVARNGVRTPALYHQFSTGQLYTLSKYVAFYAVQGYQHAGGKTLGMMSGVTAIVDAVASVGDSQNGTPSSTRHQFVAMLGVRFTF, encoded by the coding sequence ATGAAAAGGGACTATTTCACCTGCCGCATCAAACCTGCCTGCATCGGCATCGCACTTTCGTTCGTTGTTGTTACGTCAAAGGCGTCGGCGGAAGTGGCATTTCATCCCTCCGAAAAAACGTCCATCGCGCTTTATGGCGTGCTTGATGTGGCGAAAGCCTATGCAAACAATCAACGAGGCCGTTCGAACATCTATATCAGCCAGGGCAGTCTGACGGCCAATAGAGTCGGTGTGCGTGGAAGTGCGGAGCTAGGTGCCGACACGCAAGCCTTGTTCCGGCTGGAGAGCGGTTTCGATGCGATTACCGGGAAATTCGGTACGCCCGGTTATTTGTTCAATCGCCAGGCATTTGTCGGAGTAAGCAACAAGTCATACGGCACGTTGAGTGCGGGCCGTCAATACACACCGTACTTCCAATACACCGGCGCGCTTGGCCTGGCCCCTGCATTGACGGCCGCCACGGGCGCTCACCCTGGTGATGTCGACGCGATGGATGCGACGTTGCGCTTGAACAATTCGCTGACCTACACGCTACCAAAACTCGGTGGTTGGCAAGCAGGCGTACAGTACGGCATGGATGGATCGACAGGGCGTTTTTCGCGCGGCACCACCTTGAGCGCCGCCGTGCGCTACGACTATCAAGCTTTCTCCTGGTCGACGGGATATATCGGACTTAACCATATCCAGGAGAGCAGGGCGATTGCCACTTACGCCAACAACGCGCCCATCAATAAGGGGTACAACTCGGCGGACAACTCGCGAATACTCGCCACGGCAGCGCGTTACACGGACGGCAAGGGAATGGTTGGCCTTAGTTATTCGAATGTCCAATACCGGCCGGCTGCGGCGACGTCGCTTTTCAGGGAAACGGCCGTGTTCAACACGGTCGGTCTTATCTCCACTTATGCGATAACACCATCATTCACCCTGGCAGGTGGATACAGCTATACCGCGGAAGTGGCACGCAATGGTGTGCGTACTCCGGCGCTTTACCATCAGTTTTCAACCGGACAACTCTATACGTTGTCAAAGTACGTGGCGTTCTACGCCGTGCAGGGGTACCAGCATGCAGGGGGCAAGACGCTTGGCATGATGAGTGGCGTGACTGCCATCGTTGATGCGGTGGCTTCGGTAGGGGACTCCCAAAACGGCACACCGTCTTCCACTAGGCATCAGTTCGTGGCCATGCTCGGTGTGCGCTTCACCTTCTGA
- the phbB gene encoding acetoacetyl-CoA reductase, with product MTQRTALVTGGTGGIGTAIVRHLVKQGHRVATNYRDEAKAEVWRKTMKDEGIEVCLVAGDVADPTSCEDMINAIHHQCGPIEILVNNAGITRDATFHKMTYQQWVDVMNTNLNACFNVTRPVIEDMRTRKWGRIVQISSINGQKGQYGQANYAAAKAGMHGFTISLAQENARFGITVNTVSPGYVATDMVMAVPEEVREKIVAQIPVGRLGKPEEIAHAVTFFTTDEASWITGANLSINGGHYMGW from the coding sequence ATGACACAGCGTACGGCATTGGTTACTGGCGGCACCGGCGGTATCGGCACTGCAATCGTGCGCCATCTGGTCAAGCAGGGACATCGCGTGGCCACCAACTACCGCGACGAAGCAAAGGCTGAGGTCTGGCGCAAGACTATGAAGGACGAGGGCATCGAAGTTTGTCTGGTGGCCGGCGACGTGGCCGATCCGACATCATGCGAAGACATGATTAACGCCATTCACCACCAATGCGGTCCGATCGAGATCCTGGTCAACAACGCCGGCATCACCCGCGACGCCACCTTCCACAAAATGACCTACCAGCAGTGGGTGGATGTGATGAACACCAACCTCAACGCCTGCTTCAACGTCACCCGTCCGGTGATCGAGGACATGCGCACCCGCAAGTGGGGCCGCATCGTGCAGATCAGCTCCATTAACGGTCAGAAGGGCCAGTACGGCCAGGCCAACTACGCCGCCGCCAAGGCCGGCATGCACGGCTTCACCATCTCGCTGGCGCAGGAAAACGCGCGCTTCGGCATCACGGTGAACACGGTCTCGCCCGGTTACGTGGCTACCGACATGGTCATGGCCGTGCCGGAAGAAGTGCGCGAAAAGATCGTGGCGCAGATTCCGGTGGGGCGGCTGGGCAAGCCGGAAGAAATCGCCCACGCGGTCACCTTCTTCACCACCGATGAAGCGAGTTGGATCACCGGCGCGAACCTGTCAATCAACGGTGGTCACTACATGGGCTGGTAA
- the gluQRS gene encoding tRNA glutamyl-Q(34) synthetase GluQRS, with product MSYRGRFAPSPTGLLHAGSLVAAVGSWLCARHAGGPWLVRMEDIDPPRELAGSANAILAALPAFGLVADGPVIYQSSRIAAYDAAFEQLCRDDRVFPCWCSRSDLAAGGGLHRDGHCIAPADPRRAPAWRIRVPDEDIHFIDALQGPQSQRLRDAVGDFVVRRVEGFYSYQLACVVDDAWQGITDVVRGSDLLDSTPRQIWLQHCLGLSTPRYLHLPLVLDSEGRKLSKSEYSLEVDPTHPLPALRHALSFLGLAPDEKARDAPSLLDATLAHFDPQNLPQCSDHRVT from the coding sequence ATGAGTTACCGCGGACGCTTTGCCCCCTCGCCCACTGGTCTTCTGCATGCCGGCTCCCTGGTTGCCGCTGTGGGAAGTTGGCTGTGTGCCCGGCATGCAGGCGGTCCATGGCTGGTGCGGATGGAAGATATCGATCCGCCCCGCGAGCTGGCCGGTTCCGCCAACGCCATTCTCGCCGCCTTGCCCGCGTTCGGGCTGGTCGCCGACGGGCCTGTCATCTATCAATCATCCCGTATCGCCGCCTACGATGCGGCATTCGAGCAATTGTGTCGTGATGATCGGGTGTTTCCTTGTTGGTGCAGCCGCAGCGATCTGGCGGCAGGCGGCGGATTGCACCGCGACGGGCACTGCATTGCGCCAGCCGATCCTAGACGTGCTCCGGCCTGGCGCATTCGTGTGCCGGACGAAGACATTCATTTCATCGATGCCCTGCAAGGCCCGCAAAGCCAGCGCTTGCGTGATGCGGTCGGCGATTTTGTGGTCCGCCGGGTGGAGGGTTTCTATTCCTACCAATTGGCCTGCGTAGTGGACGATGCATGGCAAGGCATCACCGACGTGGTCCGCGGCAGCGATTTGCTCGACTCCACGCCACGTCAGATCTGGTTGCAGCATTGCCTGGGGTTGTCGACACCGCGTTACCTGCATTTGCCGCTAGTACTGGACAGTGAAGGCCGCAAGTTATCGAAGTCCGAATACTCGCTTGAGGTTGATCCCACCCACCCCCTCCCCGCCCTGCGACATGCTCTGTCCTTTCTTGGCCTGGCACCGGATGAAAAGGCCCGCGATGCGCCCAGTCTGCTCGATGCGACACTTGCACATTTCGACCCGCAAAATTTGCCGCAATGCAGCGATCATCGCGTGACGTAA
- the htpX gene encoding protease HtpX has translation MRRIALFLLTNIAVLFLLSIVCRLFGVDQWAAMHGYGGMGGLLIYAAVFGMGGAFISLAMSKWMAKMSTRARVIEQPQNEAERWLMDTVRRHAQNAGIGMPEVAIYDAPEMNAFATGMTKNSSLVAVSTGLLQQMDREQVSAVLGHEIGHVANGDMVTLTLIQGVVNTLVILAARIVGRLVDSWLSGGRDNREGGGMGYFVCVMVLQLVFGLFASMIVMAFSRWREFRADAAGAKLAGRGAMISALQRLQLNHGESTLPKTMAAFGISGPLAQGLKRLFMSHPPLEERIAALQKQV, from the coding sequence ATGCGACGCATCGCACTTTTTCTGCTTACCAATATTGCCGTCCTGTTCCTGCTGAGCATCGTCTGCCGTCTGTTCGGCGTCGATCAATGGGCGGCCATGCATGGCTACGGCGGCATGGGAGGGCTGTTGATCTATGCCGCCGTGTTCGGCATGGGCGGTGCCTTTATCTCGCTGGCCATGTCCAAGTGGATGGCCAAGATGTCCACCCGTGCCCGGGTGATCGAGCAGCCGCAGAACGAAGCCGAGCGCTGGCTAATGGACACGGTACGCCGTCACGCGCAGAACGCTGGCATCGGTATGCCGGAGGTGGCGATCTACGATGCGCCAGAAATGAACGCCTTCGCCACGGGCATGACCAAAAACAGCTCGCTGGTGGCCGTGAGCACCGGCCTGTTGCAGCAGATGGATCGCGAGCAAGTGTCGGCAGTGCTTGGCCATGAAATCGGCCACGTTGCCAATGGCGACATGGTGACCCTCACCCTGATCCAGGGCGTGGTCAATACGCTGGTGATCCTGGCAGCGCGCATCGTGGGCCGTCTGGTGGATAGCTGGCTTTCCGGTGGACGCGATAACCGCGAGGGCGGTGGTATGGGCTACTTCGTTTGCGTGATGGTGCTGCAACTCGTGTTCGGCCTATTTGCCTCGATGATCGTGATGGCCTTCTCGCGCTGGCGCGAATTCCGCGCCGATGCGGCCGGCGCCAAACTGGCGGGGCGTGGTGCGATGATCTCCGCCTTGCAGCGCCTGCAGCTTAATCACGGTGAAAGCACCTTGCCCAAGACGATGGCGGCTTTCGGTATCTCCGGTCCGCTGGCGCAGGGGTTGAAACGCCTGTTCATGAGCCATCCGCCGCTGGAAGAGCGCATCGCCGCATTGCAAAAGCAGGTGTGA